A window from Hoeflea sp. IMCC20628 encodes these proteins:
- the narJ gene encoding nitrate reductase molybdenum cofactor assembly chaperone has protein sequence MIRTFKALSALLSYPSTDLQEAIPAIRDVLKSEAIVSARALNAIEPLLVEFETGDIFDLQERYVLLFDRSRTLSLNLFEHIHGEGRDRGGAMVDLLETYRAGGFDLVSTELPDHLPVLLEFISTLSLGEARALLADAGHIIAALAERLTRRETPYASVLVALSETAQASIETEEAQALIAEKDDDPEDLEALDAVYEEAMVTFGPDPNAGCPVSRDILARMDEPLRPASA, from the coding sequence ATGATCCGCACATTCAAAGCCCTGTCGGCGCTTCTGAGCTATCCGTCCACCGATCTTCAGGAGGCCATCCCGGCGATCCGGGATGTGCTCAAGTCCGAAGCCATCGTGTCAGCCAGGGCGCTGAACGCCATCGAACCCTTGCTGGTCGAGTTTGAAACCGGTGACATCTTCGACCTGCAGGAGCGCTACGTGCTCTTGTTTGACCGGTCGCGGACGCTGTCGCTCAATCTGTTCGAGCATATTCACGGCGAGGGCCGGGACCGGGGCGGGGCGATGGTCGACCTGCTTGAAACCTACCGGGCGGGAGGTTTTGATCTTGTCAGCACCGAACTGCCGGATCATCTGCCAGTGCTGCTCGAGTTCATCTCGACGCTTTCGCTGGGTGAGGCGCGCGCGCTATTGGCTGACGCTGGCCACATCATCGCAGCACTGGCCGAACGGCTGACACGGCGCGAGACGCCTTATGCCTCGGTGCTCGTCGCGCTGTCCGAAACTGCACAGGCATCCATCGAAACCGAAGAGGCGCAGGCGCTGATCGCGGAGAAGGATGATGATCCGGAAGATCTCGAAGCGCTCGACGCGGTCTATGAGGAGGCGATGGTCACCTTCGGTCCCGATCCGAACGCCGGCTGCCCGGTCAGCCGCGATATTCTGGCCCGCATGGACGAACCGCTCCGGCCGGCTTCCGCCTGA
- the narH gene encoding nitrate reductase subunit beta, which yields MKVRAQIGMVLNLDKCIGCHTCSVTCKNVWTSREGVEYAWFNNVETKPGIGYPKDWENQKRWNGGWTRTKSGKLQPKQGGKWRILANIFANPDLPEIDDFYEPFDFDYDHLKSAPEMEAFPTARPRSKISGKRMEKIEWGPNWEEILGGEFAKRSQDYNFEGIEKEIYGEYENTFMMYLPRLCEHCLNPSCVASCPSGAIYKREDDGVVLIDQEKCRGWRMCVSGCPYKKIYYNWESGKSEKCTLCYPRLESGMPTVCSETCVGRIRYLGVMLYDADKIAEAASTENEKDLYDAQLGVFLDPNDPEVIAAARAEGVPEDWIKGAQNSPIWKMAMEWKIAFPLHPEYRTLPMVWYVPPLSPIQNAAEAGAIGSIDNMPDVRSLRIPVRYLANMLTAGDEPPIITALERMMGMRAYMRSKTVDGVINLGVAQRVGLTPQQIDEMYQLMAIANYEDRFVIPTTHREMVEDAYDLKTGCGFTDGNGCSTGTSKSKLFGGGKSFRSPTEFLS from the coding sequence ATGAAAGTCCGCGCGCAAATCGGCATGGTGCTCAATCTCGATAAATGTATCGGGTGCCACACCTGCTCCGTCACCTGCAAGAATGTCTGGACCAGCCGCGAGGGCGTCGAATACGCCTGGTTCAACAATGTCGAAACCAAGCCCGGCATCGGCTATCCGAAAGACTGGGAAAACCAGAAACGCTGGAATGGCGGCTGGACCCGGACCAAATCCGGCAAGCTGCAGCCCAAACAGGGCGGCAAATGGCGGATTCTCGCCAATATCTTCGCCAATCCGGATCTGCCGGAAATCGACGACTTCTACGAGCCGTTCGATTTCGATTACGACCATCTGAAATCGGCGCCCGAGATGGAAGCGTTTCCGACCGCCAGGCCGCGGTCCAAAATATCCGGCAAGCGGATGGAAAAGATCGAATGGGGTCCGAACTGGGAAGAGATTCTTGGCGGTGAATTCGCCAAGCGCAGCCAGGATTACAATTTCGAGGGCATCGAGAAGGAAATCTACGGCGAATACGAAAACACCTTCATGATGTATCTGCCGCGGCTGTGCGAACACTGCCTCAACCCGTCCTGTGTCGCGTCCTGTCCTTCCGGCGCAATCTACAAGCGCGAGGACGACGGCGTCGTTCTGATCGACCAGGAAAAATGCCGTGGCTGGCGCATGTGCGTGTCGGGCTGTCCCTACAAGAAGATCTATTACAACTGGGAAAGCGGCAAATCGGAAAAATGCACCCTGTGCTATCCGCGTCTGGAATCGGGCATGCCGACGGTATGTTCGGAAACCTGCGTTGGCCGCATCCGTTATCTCGGCGTCATGCTCTATGATGCCGACAAGATCGCCGAAGCTGCCAGTACTGAGAACGAGAAAGATCTCTATGACGCGCAGCTCGGGGTCTTCCTCGATCCCAATGATCCCGAGGTGATTGCCGCGGCACGCGCCGAAGGTGTGCCCGAGGACTGGATCAAGGGGGCGCAGAATTCTCCGATCTGGAAGATGGCGATGGAATGGAAGATCGCGTTTCCGCTGCATCCCGAATACCGTACGCTGCCGATGGTCTGGTACGTGCCGCCACTGTCGCCGATCCAGAACGCAGCGGAAGCCGGCGCCATCGGCTCCATCGACAATATGCCGGATGTGCGGTCACTGAGGATCCCGGTGCGCTATCTCGCCAACATGCTCACAGCCGGCGATGAACCGCCGATCATCACCGCTCTCGAAAGGATGATGGGCATGCGTGCCTATATGCGCTCGAAGACCGTGGATGGTGTGATCAATCTTGGCGTCGCCCAGCGTGTCGGGCTCACCCCGCAGCAGATCGACGAGATGTACCAGCTGATGGCGATCGCCAATTACGAGGACCGGTTCGTCATCCCGACAACGCACCGGGAGATGGTCGAGGACGCCTATGACCTGAAAACCGGCTGCGGCTTTACCGACGGTAATGGCTGCTCCACCGGCACTTCCAAGAGCAAATTGTTCGGCGGCGGAAAGAGCTTCCGCTCACCTACGGAGTTCCTGTCATGA
- the narI gene encoding respiratory nitrate reductase subunit gamma: MNYFLFGVLPYLALTVLIVGSIARYERDPFTWKSSSSQLLRRKQLVWGSILFHVGVLIVFFGHLVGMLTPVEIFHVLGMSYGFKQVLAIVVGGVAGAMALVGGAMLLHRRLFDERVRANSSFADTGILVLLVAQLVLGMGTILASIQHLDGSEMVKFMMWAQGIFTLQAGAWELVADVHWIYKLHILLGLTIFLLFPFTRLVHMFSVPVRYVLRPGYQIVRTRKHKANLGQNS, encoded by the coding sequence ATGAACTACTTTCTATTCGGAGTTCTTCCGTATCTGGCGCTCACGGTCCTGATCGTCGGTTCGATCGCGCGCTATGAGCGCGACCCCTTCACCTGGAAATCATCGTCGAGCCAGCTTCTGCGCCGCAAGCAACTGGTCTGGGGCTCGATCCTGTTTCATGTCGGCGTGCTGATCGTGTTCTTCGGCCATTTGGTTGGCATGCTGACACCGGTGGAGATCTTCCACGTGCTTGGCATGAGCTACGGCTTCAAGCAGGTGCTGGCGATCGTGGTCGGCGGTGTTGCAGGCGCGATGGCGCTGGTTGGCGGCGCCATGCTGTTGCACCGGAGGTTGTTCGACGAGCGGGTGCGAGCCAATTCGTCTTTCGCTGATACCGGCATTCTGGTGCTGCTGGTTGCCCAGCTTGTGCTTGGCATGGGCACCATCCTGGCATCGATCCAGCATCTCGATGGGAGCGAGATGGTCAAGTTCATGATGTGGGCGCAAGGCATCTTCACCTTGCAGGCCGGTGCCTGGGAACTGGTGGCCGACGTGCACTGGATCTACAAGCTGCACATCCTTTTAGGCCTGACGATCTTCCTCCTGTTCCCGTTCACACGGCTGGTGCACATGTTCTCGGTTCCGGTGCGCTACGTCCTGCGCCCGGGCTACCAGATCGTCCGCACCCGCAAGCACAAGGCAAATCTGGGGCAAAACTCATGA
- a CDS encoding peptidylprolyl isomerase encodes MKQTFTDISVNGEAISPELIATEAQNHPAPKGKPGMAWMAAARALAVRTLILQEAKRRNLEAAPSELAPGLWETEEEAIIRQVLDEAVEAETPTPQAVRAAYDANLERHRAPSLFEAAHILFAARPDDVVARKVAKDQANAVLAKIKLEPKAFDALARDHSACSSRANGGRLGQISAGDTVAEFEAALKTLAQGEIAAEPVESRYGFHIIRLDARADGEILPFEAVETALRSALEKAAWVRASRVFVDALAEQAEVTGITLKAA; translated from the coding sequence ATGAAACAGACATTCACCGATATCTCCGTCAACGGCGAAGCCATTTCGCCGGAACTGATCGCCACGGAAGCGCAGAACCACCCTGCGCCGAAGGGCAAGCCCGGCATGGCATGGATGGCGGCGGCGCGCGCGCTCGCCGTTCGCACGCTAATCCTTCAGGAAGCCAAGCGCCGCAACCTTGAGGCAGCGCCGAGCGAACTGGCACCGGGGCTTTGGGAAACAGAAGAAGAGGCCATCATCCGGCAGGTTCTCGATGAAGCGGTCGAGGCGGAAACGCCAACACCGCAAGCGGTTCGTGCTGCCTACGATGCCAACCTGGAGCGGCATCGTGCGCCGTCATTGTTTGAAGCGGCGCATATCCTGTTCGCGGCGCGGCCCGATGATGTTGTGGCGCGTAAGGTGGCCAAAGACCAGGCCAACGCGGTGCTCGCCAAGATCAAGCTCGAACCAAAGGCCTTTGACGCGCTGGCGCGGGACCATTCGGCCTGTTCGTCGCGCGCCAATGGAGGCAGGCTTGGGCAGATTTCGGCCGGCGACACGGTGGCCGAATTCGAAGCGGCGCTGAAGACGCTGGCTCAGGGCGAAATCGCCGCCGAGCCGGTGGAGAGTCGCTACGGGTTTCACATCATCCGGCTCGATGCCAGGGCTGATGGCGAAATCCTGCCGTTTGAAGCGGTGGAGACCGCATTGCGGTCAGCACTTGAAAAGGCCGCATGGGTTCGCGCCAGTCGCGTCTTTGTCGATGCGCTTGCCGAACAGGCGGAAGTCACCGGCATCACGCTGAAGGCAGCCTGA
- a CDS encoding MFS transporter: protein MLDKVNTTEAERTRALGLSTVAFTACFAVWTIFSIIGIEIKSELGLSEFQFGLLVSTPILTGSLTRLILGVWTEKYGGRFVFTAQMLLTAAATWMLTWANSYTMYLIAALGIGLAGGSFIIGVAYVSRWYGAGKQGTALGIFGAGNVGAAVTKFIAPFIMVAYGWHGVAHVWAAALALMAIIFYVFAKDDPHLVARRQSGAKSPSLAEQFAPLKNLQVWRFSLYYFFVFGAFVALALWMPHYLVDVYSLDIRTAGMSAAAFSLSASLFRAYGGHLSDRFGARSVMYWTFGFSLVLLFMLSYPPTDYVIQGKDGVIAFSTEMGRWPFVITLFVLGFFMSLGKAAVFKHIPVYYPNHVGAVGGLVGMIGGLGGFVLPITFGALLDLTGIYTSCFALLFVLVAVSLTWMHLTVRAMERAAQGDALDKLPQLPEMQDIHDAGHQAQTHLLQEWKPEDAAFWEDKGRKIARRNLWISIPALLLAFSVWMVWSVVVARLPAIGFDFTPGELFWLAALPGLSGATLRIFYSFMVPIFGGRLWTTLSTASLLIPAMGIGYAVQNPDTPYLIFLTLALLCGLGGGNFASSMANIAFFYPKAEKGNALALNAGLGNLGVSVMQFLVPLVITVGVFGAMGGQPQTLSDGGELWMQNAGFVWVPLIIVATIAAWMGMNDISDARSSFKEQSVIFSRKHNWIMCVLYTGTFGSFIGYSAGFPLLTKLQFPDVNALQLVFLGPLVGALSRAGTGWISDKFGGGRVTFWTFLGMIAAVFGVIFFLGIKEQPGAFWGFFASFMALFFLTGIGNASTFQMIPVIMSREVPRLMKGLKGDELMKQVSRESAAIIAFTSAIAAYGAFFIPKAYGTSIALTGGPAAALWGFIVFYVICAVLTWAYYTRRGGLLFDAERNVAATPLAA from the coding sequence ATGCTGGACAAGGTGAATACAACGGAAGCCGAGCGCACGCGGGCGCTTGGATTGAGCACGGTGGCTTTTACCGCCTGTTTTGCGGTCTGGACCATTTTTTCGATCATAGGTATCGAGATAAAATCGGAACTGGGATTGAGCGAATTCCAGTTCGGCCTGCTGGTGTCCACGCCGATTCTGACCGGATCACTGACACGGTTGATCCTCGGCGTATGGACCGAGAAATATGGCGGTCGCTTCGTGTTCACTGCCCAGATGCTGTTGACTGCGGCGGCAACGTGGATGCTCACCTGGGCTAACTCCTACACCATGTACCTCATCGCCGCACTCGGCATCGGCCTGGCCGGTGGTTCGTTCATCATCGGTGTGGCTTATGTCTCCCGCTGGTACGGAGCCGGCAAGCAGGGCACAGCGCTGGGGATTTTCGGCGCCGGCAATGTCGGAGCAGCGGTCACCAAGTTTATCGCGCCCTTCATCATGGTGGCCTATGGCTGGCACGGTGTGGCGCATGTCTGGGCGGCGGCGCTGGCGCTTATGGCCATCATCTTCTACGTGTTTGCAAAGGATGATCCGCATCTGGTGGCTCGCCGCCAGTCGGGTGCAAAATCACCCAGCCTGGCAGAACAATTCGCTCCGCTGAAAAATCTTCAGGTCTGGCGCTTCTCTCTCTACTATTTCTTCGTCTTCGGCGCATTCGTGGCCCTGGCACTGTGGATGCCGCATTATCTGGTCGATGTGTACAGCCTGGATATACGGACGGCAGGCATGTCGGCTGCGGCTTTCTCGCTGTCTGCATCCTTGTTCCGGGCTTATGGCGGTCATCTCTCTGATCGTTTCGGCGCCCGGTCTGTGATGTACTGGACTTTTGGCTTTTCGCTAGTCCTGTTGTTCATGCTGTCCTACCCGCCGACCGATTACGTGATCCAGGGCAAGGATGGCGTCATCGCGTTCTCCACGGAAATGGGACGCTGGCCCTTCGTCATCACGCTGTTTGTGCTCGGCTTCTTCATGAGCCTGGGCAAGGCGGCGGTGTTCAAGCACATTCCGGTCTATTATCCCAACCATGTCGGCGCTGTCGGCGGTCTGGTCGGCATGATCGGCGGACTTGGCGGGTTTGTGTTGCCGATCACCTTCGGCGCGCTGCTGGATCTGACCGGCATCTACACCAGCTGCTTTGCGCTGTTGTTCGTTCTTGTTGCCGTCTCCTTGACCTGGATGCACCTGACGGTGCGGGCAATGGAGCGGGCAGCACAGGGCGATGCGCTCGACAAGCTGCCGCAACTGCCCGAGATGCAGGACATCCATGATGCCGGGCATCAGGCGCAGACACACCTGCTGCAGGAGTGGAAACCCGAAGACGCAGCGTTCTGGGAAGACAAGGGCCGCAAGATCGCCCGCCGAAATCTATGGATCTCGATCCCGGCGCTGCTTCTGGCATTCTCCGTCTGGATGGTGTGGTCAGTTGTCGTCGCACGGCTTCCGGCAATCGGTTTCGACTTCACCCCAGGCGAACTGTTCTGGCTTGCAGCGCTTCCCGGCCTTTCCGGTGCGACGTTGCGGATCTTCTACAGCTTCATGGTGCCCATTTTCGGTGGCAGGCTCTGGACGACATTGTCGACCGCGTCCCTGCTGATTCCTGCCATGGGGATCGGCTACGCGGTGCAGAATCCGGACACACCCTATCTGATCTTTCTCACCCTGGCGCTGCTGTGCGGCCTGGGTGGCGGCAACTTCGCCTCGTCGATGGCCAATATCGCCTTCTTCTACCCGAAGGCTGAAAAGGGCAATGCGCTCGCACTGAACGCAGGTCTGGGCAATCTCGGCGTGTCGGTGATGCAGTTCCTGGTTCCACTTGTCATCACCGTCGGCGTCTTCGGCGCCATGGGTGGTCAACCTCAGACATTGTCTGATGGCGGTGAGCTGTGGATGCAGAACGCCGGTTTCGTCTGGGTGCCGCTGATCATCGTGGCGACAATCGCTGCCTGGATGGGGATGAATGACATCTCCGATGCCAGGTCCAGCTTCAAGGAACAGTCGGTCATTTTCAGCCGCAAGCACAACTGGATCATGTGTGTGCTCTACACCGGCACCTTCGGCAGCTTCATCGGCTATTCCGCCGGCTTCCCGCTGCTGACCAAACTGCAGTTCCCCGACGTCAATGCGCTGCAACTGGTCTTTCTCGGGCCGCTCGTTGGCGCCTTGTCGCGCGCCGGCACCGGCTGGATTTCCGACAAGTTCGGCGGCGGCCGGGTGACCTTCTGGACATTCCTCGGGATGATCGCGGCCGTGTTCGGGGTGATCTTCTTCCTCGGCATCAAGGAACAGCCGGGCGCGTTCTGGGGTTTCTTCGCCTCGTTCATGGCGCTGTTCTTCCTCACCGGCATCGGCAATGCGTCAACCTTCCAGATGATCCCGGTGATCATGTCGCGTGAAGTGCCGCGGCTGATGAAGGGGCTGAAGGGTGACGAGTTGATGAAGCAGGTGAGCCGCGAGAGTGCTGCGATCATCGCCTTCACTTCGGCGATTGCCGCCTATGGCGCTTTCTTCATCCCCAAGGCCTACGGCACCTCGATCGCACTGACCGGTGGTCCGGCGGCGGCGCTGTGGGGCTTCATCGTTTTCTACGTGATCTGCGCGGTGCTGACCTGGGCCTACTACACCCGCCGCGGCGGACTTCTCTTCGATGCCGAACGCAACGTGGCGGCAACGCCTCTCGCAGCTTGA
- a CDS encoding helix-turn-helix domain-containing protein encodes MRDQDKSRIRKLPLFQDMQTAHFEALMQAAYAQNFPAQLDMIRQGEPADFLHIVMEGTVELYSGWRERVTTMAVVRPVSTFILAACIKDAPYLMSARTMEASSIILIPAKDLRATFRLDPDFAMSTIIELASCYRSVVRQTKNLRLRNSRERVAAYILNQAKRAGNAASFILPAEKRLLASYLGMTPENFSRAIKSLQPDGVAMDGMRIIITSLKSLEAVAGPDPLIDGPDATTPRTQ; translated from the coding sequence ATGCGGGATCAGGACAAATCCAGGATTCGGAAGTTGCCGCTGTTTCAGGACATGCAGACGGCGCATTTCGAGGCCCTGATGCAGGCTGCCTATGCCCAGAACTTCCCGGCCCAACTCGACATGATCCGGCAAGGCGAACCGGCTGATTTTTTACACATCGTCATGGAAGGAACCGTGGAGCTTTACTCCGGCTGGCGCGAGCGTGTGACGACCATGGCGGTGGTCAGACCGGTCTCCACCTTCATCCTTGCCGCCTGCATCAAGGATGCGCCCTATCTGATGTCAGCGCGAACGATGGAGGCATCAAGCATCATCCTGATCCCGGCCAAGGATCTGCGCGCCACGTTCAGGCTCGATCCGGATTTTGCAATGTCGACCATCATCGAACTGGCCAGTTGCTACCGTTCGGTTGTTCGCCAGACCAAGAACCTGAGATTGCGCAACTCGCGGGAGCGGGTCGCCGCCTATATTCTCAATCAGGCAAAACGTGCCGGAAATGCAGCCAGCTTCATTCTGCCTGCCGAGAAACGGTTGCTTGCCTCCTATCTCGGCATGACACCTGAAAATTTTTCACGCGCCATCAAGTCACTGCAGCCCGATGGTGTGGCCATGGACGGGATGCGCATCATCATCACCAGCCTTAAATCGCTTGAAGCGGTTGCCGGGCCCGACCCTCTGATTGACGGTCCTGATGCAACAACGCCGCGCACTCAATGA
- a CDS encoding nitrate reductase subunit alpha, translated as MSHLLDRLNFFTSKRVDTFADGHGETTTENRDWEDVYRKRWQHDKIVRSTHGVNCTGSCSWKIYVKSGIVTWETQQTDYPRTRPDLPNHEPRGCARGASYSWYLYSANRVKTPLVRARLMKIWRKLRETQSAIQAWTTIQSDPAMRADYVTKRGKGGFVRASWDEATEITAAANAYTAKKYGPDRVFGFSPIPAMSMVSYAAGTRYLSLIGGTCMSFYDWYCDLPPASPQTWGEQTDVPESADWYNAGFLILWGSNVPQTRTPDAHFYTEARYRGTKSAVICPDYSEAAKFSDIWINAKQGTDAALGMAFGHVILREFHLDRQAEYFEDYCRKYSDMPMLVQLDKRGGSYIPGRQLRASDFAKKLGQSNNPEWKTVGIDETTGDVVVPNGSIGFRWGENGNWNLEEKADGDPVKLRMSQILDTDHDAVVGVEFPYFGGAATNGFEVCDHPDVLTRNVPVKKIKLANGKIAMVATVFDLFCANYSLDRGLGGGNVATSYDEDVPFTPAWAEKITGVRRDKIIQVAREFADNAEKTNGKSMVIIGAGTNHWYHMDMNYRGVINMLVMCGCVGQSGGGWAHYVGQEKLRPQTGWTPLAFALDWARPPRHMNSTSAWYAHTDQWRYETVTAAEILSPTAPEGDWKTLSLIDYNIRAERMGWLPSAPQLKTNPLEVGRAVKASGKDAAAYVGEKLKSGELEMSCVDPDAPENWPRNLFIWRSNLLGSSGKGHEYFLKHLLGTDHGIQGKDLGEQGRQKPIEVKWHDEAPEGKLDLLVTIDFRMSTTAVYSDIVLPTASWYEKDDMNTSDMHPFIHPLQAAVDPAYESKTDWEIFKSIAKKFSEVSPEILGVETDVVQLALHHDTPSELAQPEVLDWKLNECELIPGKTAPAYIAIERDYPNVYKRFTSLGPLMDKAGNGGKGITWDTKTEVHHLKALNGTVTEEGVSHGLAKIDTAIDACEVILMLAPETNGEVAVKAWDALGKHTGISHRHLAEAKEDEKIRFRDIAAQPRKIISSPTWSGIESEEVCYNAGYTNVHELIPWRTVTGRQQLYQDHKWMQAFGEFFVTWRPPVDLKTVGPEINISERDGEKHVVLNFITPHQKWGIHSTYSDNLMMLTLNRGGPVVWISEVDARKAGLVDNDWVEVFNANGVLTARAVVSQRIKEGTLFMYHAQEKIVNTPGSQITGKRGGIHNSVTRTTLKPTHMIGGYAQLSYGFNYYGTVGSNRDEFVIVRKMTKVDWLDRPAATVEAAE; from the coding sequence ATGAGCCATCTGCTCGATCGCCTCAATTTCTTCACCAGCAAGCGCGTTGATACCTTCGCCGACGGCCATGGTGAAACCACCACCGAAAACCGCGACTGGGAGGACGTCTATCGCAAACGTTGGCAGCACGACAAGATTGTCCGCTCCACGCACGGGGTGAACTGCACCGGGTCGTGCTCCTGGAAGATCTATGTCAAGTCCGGCATCGTCACCTGGGAGACCCAGCAGACAGATTATCCGCGGACGCGGCCGGACTTGCCCAATCATGAACCGCGCGGCTGTGCGCGCGGCGCCAGTTACAGCTGGTATCTGTATTCCGCCAACCGGGTGAAGACGCCGTTGGTTCGGGCGCGGCTTATGAAGATCTGGCGCAAGCTGCGTGAAACCCAGTCGGCGATCCAGGCCTGGACCACGATCCAGTCGGATCCTGCCATGCGCGCCGACTATGTGACCAAGCGCGGCAAGGGCGGCTTCGTCCGCGCCTCCTGGGATGAAGCCACGGAAATCACCGCTGCAGCCAATGCCTATACTGCCAAGAAATATGGCCCGGACCGGGTTTTTGGCTTCTCGCCGATCCCGGCCATGTCGATGGTCTCCTATGCCGCCGGAACGCGCTATCTGAGCCTTATCGGCGGCACCTGCATGTCATTTTACGACTGGTATTGCGATTTGCCGCCAGCCTCCCCACAGACCTGGGGAGAGCAGACCGATGTGCCGGAATCGGCCGACTGGTACAATGCCGGGTTCCTCATCCTGTGGGGCTCGAACGTGCCGCAAACGCGCACCCCGGACGCGCATTTCTACACCGAGGCGCGCTATCGCGGCACCAAATCCGCCGTCATCTGTCCGGACTACTCCGAAGCGGCGAAATTCTCCGACATCTGGATCAACGCCAAGCAGGGCACCGACGCGGCACTCGGCATGGCTTTTGGCCATGTCATTCTCCGGGAATTCCATCTTGACCGTCAGGCTGAGTATTTTGAGGATTATTGCCGCAAATATTCCGACATGCCGATGCTGGTGCAACTCGACAAGCGCGGCGGGTCCTACATTCCGGGGCGGCAATTGCGGGCCTCCGATTTCGCCAAGAAGCTGGGCCAGAGCAACAATCCCGAATGGAAGACTGTCGGAATTGATGAGACCACAGGCGATGTGGTGGTTCCCAATGGCTCGATCGGTTTCCGCTGGGGTGAGAACGGTAACTGGAACCTTGAGGAAAAGGCCGACGGGGATCCCGTCAAACTGCGTATGAGCCAGATCCTCGATACCGATCATGACGCTGTTGTCGGGGTCGAGTTTCCCTATTTCGGCGGCGCGGCCACCAACGGGTTCGAGGTCTGCGATCATCCCGATGTGCTGACCCGCAATGTGCCGGTGAAGAAAATCAAGCTGGCCAACGGCAAGATCGCCATGGTCGCAACCGTGTTTGACCTGTTTTGCGCCAACTACAGCCTGGATCGCGGTCTGGGCGGCGGCAATGTCGCCACATCCTATGATGAGGATGTGCCGTTCACGCCGGCCTGGGCCGAGAAGATCACCGGTGTCCGCCGCGACAAGATCATTCAGGTGGCGCGTGAATTCGCCGACAACGCCGAGAAGACCAATGGCAAGTCGATGGTCATCATCGGCGCGGGAACCAACCACTGGTACCATATGGACATGAACTACCGCGGGGTCATCAACATGCTGGTGATGTGCGGTTGCGTTGGCCAGTCCGGCGGCGGCTGGGCGCATTATGTCGGTCAGGAAAAACTGCGCCCGCAGACCGGCTGGACGCCCCTGGCATTCGCGCTCGACTGGGCCCGTCCGCCACGCCACATGAACTCTACCTCGGCATGGTATGCCCATACCGACCAGTGGCGCTACGAAACGGTGACGGCGGCGGAAATATTGTCGCCAACAGCGCCGGAAGGCGACTGGAAGACACTGAGCCTGATCGACTACAACATCCGCGCCGAGCGCATGGGCTGGCTGCCATCCGCACCGCAGCTCAAGACCAATCCGCTTGAGGTTGGCCGCGCAGTCAAGGCGTCGGGCAAGGATGCCGCAGCCTATGTCGGGGAAAAGCTGAAGTCGGGCGAGCTGGAAATGTCGTGCGTGGATCCGGATGCTCCGGAAAACTGGCCGCGCAACCTGTTTATCTGGCGTTCCAACCTGCTCGGTTCGTCAGGCAAGGGGCATGAGTATTTCCTCAAGCACCTGCTCGGCACCGATCACGGCATTCAGGGCAAGGATCTTGGCGAGCAAGGCCGGCAGAAGCCGATTGAAGTCAAATGGCATGATGAAGCGCCGGAAGGAAAACTTGACCTTCTGGTGACCATCGACTTCCGCATGTCGACCACGGCGGTCTATTCCGACATCGTTCTGCCGACGGCGAGCTGGTACGAAAAGGACGACATGAACACGTCTGATATGCACCCGTTCATCCACCCGCTTCAGGCGGCCGTCGACCCGGCCTACGAGAGCAAGACAGACTGGGAAATCTTCAAGTCAATTGCCAAGAAGTTTTCCGAGGTCTCGCCGGAAATCCTTGGTGTCGAAACCGATGTGGTGCAACTGGCGCTGCATCACGACACGCCGTCGGAACTGGCGCAGCCGGAGGTTCTCGACTGGAAACTGAACGAATGCGAGCTGATTCCGGGCAAGACGGCGCCGGCTTATATCGCGATCGAACGCGACTATCCCAATGTCTACAAGCGCTTCACCTCGCTTGGGCCGCTGATGGACAAGGCCGGCAATGGCGGCAAGGGGATCACCTGGGACACCAAGACGGAAGTCCACCACCTCAAGGCGCTCAACGGCACCGTGACGGAGGAGGGCGTCTCTCACGGGCTGGCGAAAATCGACACAGCCATCGATGCCTGCGAGGTCATCCTGATGCTGGCGCCGGAAACCAATGGCGAAGTCGCGGTCAAGGCTTGGGATGCGCTCGGCAAGCACACCGGCATCAGCCACCGGCATCTGGCCGAGGCCAAGGAAGATGAAAAGATCCGCTTCCGCGACATCGCCGCACAGCCACGCAAGATCATCTCGTCGCCGACCTGGTCGGGGATCGAGAGCGAGGAGGTCTGCTACAATGCCGGCTACACCAATGTGCATGAGCTGATCCCCTGGCGCACCGTGACGGGCCGCCAGCAGCTCTATCAGGACCACAAATGGATGCAGGCGTTCGGCGAGTTCTTCGTCACCTGGCGTCCGCCTGTGGACCTGAAGACGGTGGGTCCGGAGATCAACATCTCCGAACGCGACGGCGAGAAGCATGTGGTTCTCAACTTCATCACGCCGCACCAGAAATGGGGCATTCACTCCACCTATTCCGACAATCTGATGATGCTGACGCTCAACCGCGGCGGCCCGGTGGTGTGGATTTCCGAGGTCGACGCCCGCAAGGCCGGGCTGGTCGACAATGACTGGGTCGAGGTCTTCAACGCCAACGGCGTCCTGACCGCGCGTGCGGTGGTCAGCCAGCGCATCAAGGAAGGCACGCTGTTCATGTATCACGCTCAGGAAAAGATCGTGAACACGCCGGGATCGCAGATCACCGGCAAACGCGGCGGCATCCACAATTCGGTGACGCGCACAACGCTCAAACCGACTCACATGATCGGTGGCTACGCGCAGCTTTCCTACGGCTTCAACTACTACGGAACCGTGGGTTCCAATCGCGATGAATTCGTCATCGTCCGCAAAATGACAAAGGTCGACTGGCTGGATCGCCCGGCCGCTACCGTGGAGGCAGCAGAATGA